The Xiphophorus hellerii strain 12219 chromosome 7, Xiphophorus_hellerii-4.1, whole genome shotgun sequence nucleotide sequence TTTAGCACTGGCAGCATGGCCTTTGAAAAAAGCTCAGACACGTTCACAAAGCCTGCAAGCTACAGAATACATAAGCAGATACTTGATAAAGCACAGTAACATGTAACTTGAAccactttaatttcaaaatgccACCTTTTAAGTTTAAGATTGTATTAACACATAATTTTTGAATGTTTCAAAGTTGAGAAGCTGCCTATAAAACATAACCTCTTAGCTCTTTTAGAGATTATTCTAGCCACTCAGTTATCTACATTATAAGGGCCATTTGAGTGGTACCACTGGGATCCTTTTCTCGAAGCACATTATGTACTGTAAGAACCCATATGCAGCCATAGAAGCATCAGTGTTCTTTGTGTTGAGGTTCATTCTGTTACAGAAGCTGCACAGTGTGCTTGTTAGAATGACAGCAGATGAAATCTTGGCGCACACTGCCAATTTCATCTCAATCAATGCATCGTGTTGTTTCAGAGTCATTTGCATTTCGTTGCATTGGTGTTAGCAGGTTCTCACATGATCATTGGATGCAGCGTCACACATGCAACATTGGCATAAACAGGATGACTGACTTGTGTACAAATgaagttattgatcaacaaatTAAATTGTTGGATAGAGGTACCATTGTCTGACCAAACTACACTTAAACAGCAAGATGTTCTTGTGTTAACTATACAGTGTTCCAGTTTTACAGATAGTTATTTTCCCAGACTAAAAATGACCTATGTTCCATTTTCTTAGAGCATATTCTTTCACAGCTGTTAGTGAATACACAAAGAGCATGATGTAATCTCCCTATGTATTGATTCTTCAGTAtggaaaatgagacaaaatagtGTTTTCACAGCCTTCAGTGATAGATCTGATGAATGCCAGTTAAGAACCCAAAAGCAACTTCAGTTACATGCCTACAGTTTCATTTAACCCTAGAGCAATTTTCACTTACATGCATAGTGAAAAATTCAGAGTAAATTTTAGGTTTCCAGTGATAGTCAAGCCAGTTGGTGGTTTGAATTTGAGAAGGTCACAAGGCTTGTTATAAAAGGAACCTCACCATAGAAATTAAGTTCATTTTTCACTGCTGCAGTTAGTTAACTTTACCTTTCCACACAGTATTGCAGACCATTTTCAACCCTACCCACTGAGCAGTCAGGTTTGGCTTtcagaaaaaacccaaaatgtttaaTGTGACCGTTAGTAGCAGCAGATTCCTCATGCTTCAAGTTGAACTTATCAGTAAATACTGCAAAATTGACAGCCTGTAGAAAGTTTACACATCTGGATTTTCATTGAAATCCAGTTGGGACATTGCCATGCAAACAAGCCTGTACACCATTTattcaagtttgttttattttacatattgaaACTTGTGCATGCAAAGGTTTACAAGACACACTTTGCTTAGTGAGATTCAGAATTGGCCAATAAAAGGCCAACAATGATCATGAAGTGCAAGTCCATCATGCAATCATTCCACAGCAGGGATTCAAGGGGCTGATCCCTTGCTAAAGAGAAGCCACTTTCTTTACATCTGGTGGAATTTGTAGACATTGCTATGGATTAGCAAGTGCAGGAAGACAAAATGCATCTGCGAAGTGGTTCAAGTTAGCAACGCTTGTGGAATGTGCAACACATGGGAGGCTGGTCTTCATGATGACTCCGACTTCTCCTGATCAATGGCTGGAACAGAGTAAAGAGTTAAAGTTAACCTCAGAACTAAAATGCATGCATTAAAGTTACTGAGTAGAACTTACTCTCTTTAGTTGGCAGTGTGTTCTTTTCTTGCGTCTCGGTCTTCTTCAGCTTGGTTTTGTCAAAGGTTGTAACCTCAGTGATGTCGGGTTTGTCAGACATGATTGCAACAGCACTAAACAGAACAGTCATTGTTTTAGTAATTAAATCAGAACACCGAGTAAAGCTGCACCCTGGATAACAACCAAAGTTTGACAATCTTACAGCTCAACACACCTGACTTAAGAGGCTACTCATTTGACATGGCTTCAGTCACAATACCAGAcagaattataatttttaaaaaacaaactaattaaggaccaagttatttttcaaaaattgaaagacgattttaaaaaagaaaattctacacacagacgcacaacaaaaaaaaagaagtcactTACCAAACGTGTAGGCACAGTAGATACACCgaaaaaaatcctcaaagtcACAGGAACAGAGTGAGGATGGACGGCGCGTTCATTCAATAAATACTGCCCAGTATGTTAATAACCTGTGACGTCACGCCTACGCTGCGTTTGTCAACCAACcatattttttggtttaaaattatttatattatttaggATGATTTGAAACAAATGACTAACATATCCATATCGTAACATAAGCTCATATAAGGAAGCAGTGCCTTTTTTGacgggaaaaaaaagagcattaaTTTAGCACCACAAGCTGCGTCTCATTACGTGATTAAAAGTCCGGTGAGTTTCTCTAGACGTcacaaaattgtgcaaattgtaGTCGTAATTCTAGATGTTTCTTcacaaagaagacaaaagaCACCATGAAGAAGTCTAATGAAAGAATTTATGGGTAGGATGAcaagtttttataattttgccACTTGTGACCCCATGTGGACCAATGCGATAATGCAGCTAGGACATACATACGCTGTGTAAAAACGCGAAGCACGTATTTAGTCTATAAACCTAAATATTTTAAGATCAACCtatgaataaacattttaaacggACACTgatgattaaattttatttatactttatttaaaacatttgcaatcAAAGATTCTGAAATCTTCTGGCAAAATTTAAATCAGCACAAACTTATAAGTTTCCCATcgtttcatatatttttttttggtttactCATAAGATTTAAACGTTGCATACAATTTAGAGATTATTATCATCGTACTGTAGACCCACAGTTTCACAGTcccaaaaatataaaagcaattaaataaacatttgtattttatgtgtcAAACATAATTTGAAATAGACATGTTCAAAAGACAAAGATCAGTCTTTTTAGCATATTGATTAGatatcagaaaaacataaaattaagtCCAAATGTACTCTTTCAGGTTTCTTATGCTGCAAACCAAAGACCATGAGCAAAACTTACACAATGCAGACCTAAAAATACAACTCATTAATCAGATAGCCACTCAACCCTGAAACAATCATGATGATGACAAACCTATTAACCCCAGTCTGATACTCCAAGACGAACATGTTGAGTCACAATTATTGTATTTAAGTTGAatctgttgcatcattttatccatttaattgattagttttataattaagtcgatacttttttctttttttactttgtattgcCATTAGTGTGCCATTAGCTGCTCAACAACCAGAATAAAGgctttaaaagacattttaataacCATTAtgaacagaaatgtacaaaagaaagtTGCATATTTAATGTAGTAGTgtcgtgtttttttttgacttaatgcaatTCTTGGTTTTCTAGAACAGAAAACGACcaatttcaaaaatgaaacaaatttgaCTGCATGGTTTGATAaataggtttatttttatttataaagtgcctTACAATAACAGGTGTTATGAATTGGTCctatacaaattaaaaatatttagcttaaagtGAAATATGTGGGTCCGTTTGATGAGCTACAGTAACAtcttaaattgttttcatgtcATGACAGCCTGCAGAACAGAAACAatggaaaaactaaatatacaGAAACAATTTTAGGTCACTTGTGTAAGGTTAGCTCTGTGTAAGGTTTAACGTGAAGTAAACTCAGTCAGTgattatgtatttgtttatttcttgatATAAAATACTAATTGCCTTTGACAGCCACCCTCTTTAACCTACACATGAAAACATGGTCATGTACAGTACTATCtcaattttatttcttcaaaagtGCAGGATCAAATTTACTAAGAATCACAGTCGCAATGACATATACGAAATAATGACATGTTTAAAATGCTCAAACAATTAGTAGGTTATTCTCAAGAATTATTATCTTTATCCCTACTTGCTGctgaaaaactttttataaGTTTTGCTGTACATAATTTGATTATCCACTTTTACAACACTTCTCAAGTTCTGCCAGAACCAGGGCTCAGCAGCTGGAGTCCTGGGCCACTCCACAACACTTTTCTCACAAAGCCTCCTCCTGAGGCGCAAGAAGTGAGAATGTTGCAGGACAGGTTCGAGCATCAGCAGAACAATCACATCCTCATTTTCATCCAGCAGTCTCTGGTGGGCCATATACATTGCCAGTCTGAACACCCCAGTCTTAACGTAGCCCTCCGTCAAGACAAACAGGGTTTTGCGACTGTTTTGGATACTCTGTGTAAGGTTATCCACTAGTGGGACTCCTGGAGGCCAGTCTCTCTCTTCCAAGCACAAAGGAAGAAGTTTATTGCCCTCCTCTTCCAATTTCACCCGCAGATTCATCATTACCCACTCAGAGACACGTGGATCTTTGGTGTCATAAGTCACAAAGATGTCGTAAATATTTTCCTGTGAGGACAAGGGTCTGTATCCCTTCAGTTTAGCCTGGACGTAGTGCAAGACATAAGAAGCATCCCAGTAAAATAAGTGAGCAACTGTTGCcacaaacatgaagaaaataagGAAGAATGTTGTGAGAACGTACATCTTGAATGCCATATCGTCATTTACACATTGATCAATGTCAAAGTATATAAGTGGCTTGTTCCTGTCCTTTAATGGCATTGCACATCTCACCTCAGTTGTTAATCTAGGAATCCTTATTTGTCGTTTTCCAATCCATACAAGGAAATCCAAAGAATCACATGTACATTGAAAtggatttttctgtaaaaataaagtcttaagATTCTCCGGTTTGGGCTGGAAGGTGGATTGATTGATGATAGCCAGCTTGTTGGAGCTGAGGCTCAGAGTCTCAAGGCTTTTCATGcctttgaaaaagaaactttccaGGTGACATATCTGATTGTGAGTCAGATAAAGAAAAGTCAAAGAGAAACTAGTAACTGTTTTAATATCTGCTATGTTGGACAACAAATTGTAACTTAAGTCTAAAATTTTAAGCTGATGGAAATAAGTCAGCCTGTCCCATGAAAAGTCTGTCATTTTGTTATTACTTATTCGTAGTTCAGTTAGGTTGCGAGGGAGCTTTTCATAAACATCATCAGGAATTTTTTCAATGTCATTCCACGAAATATCTAAAACTGTCAAATTAGTGAGGTTGGTAAAAAGAGTCTTATATGAGTCATCACCTACTTTCCAAAGAGTTCCAAGCTTGTTATGTGTAAATTGTAGTTCTGCTAAAGATCTGCTGTgcatctgttttgttgttaaagTAGAAATTGAGTTATGACTCATATTCAGCACTCTCAGGACAGGCAAATTTTTTAGGAAGTTTAAATTATGTGTTACtccaaaagatttaaaatagtGGTCATTCCAACTGAGGTCTAGCACTTCGAGTTTCTTCAGTTCCTGGAAGGCATTGTCATAAGCCAGATCAATCTTATTGAAGGACAGGTCCAAGTAGGTCAAATTAGGCAGTAATGAGAACTCTGTGCCATTTGGTGCAGCAGAGAATCCATTGCTAGATAGATTCAGACACGCAATATCTCCATAACCTTCAAATTGCTTTTGTGAAATAAAGAACAAGTTATTTGAACTGAGGACAAGAACCCGTCCAGCGTTAAAGCACTGTTGCTTTATAAGGCCATGGGATAATTCAAAGTTGAAGTCTTTCGGAGGAAGTTCAATATATGAAGAAACAGAGATGTCTGACCTTTGAACATATCTCTCTACTGAATTTGAAAGCTGTTTCTGTGGAGTGGGATACAGCCTGTTTTCTgccaaataaatcattttcaatggATGAAATTTGTTGAAGACAGTGGAATCAGCATGAATAATAAAGTTAGTCCCCAAATTCAAAGCAGATAGGTTTCTAATTTCATAGAGAGGCTTGAGCGTATCCGGTTTAATATTCTGGAAGACCAAACCCTGCATATGCAAGGTTCTTAATGACTGAAGATTCGAAAACTCAGTTGAAAGATTAATGGTTTCAGGATAAAGTTTTAAAGCATAGTTGAAAGAAAATTCAAGCACTTCAAGCCTTGGGAGGTATCGCAGAAATTCAGCCTTTCCAGTAACTTCTCTGagtaaaaagttaaatgaaagGAGAAGATGTTTAAGCTTCCTCAGGTTCTTAAACCACAATGGATTCAGATACTCTAGGGAGTTTCCCCCCATATTGATTTCCTCAAGTTCAGACAGATTTTCAAATGCATAGGGGTCAATTCCAAGGGAACCGTTTGGGCAAGGCACACAGGGAAATGGCGCATTTTCACATCTGGGGCAGTTCCCTTCTATCTTAAgaagttttaaattattcaagCCAGAAAAATCATCCCTAAATATGTACTGTATTTTGTTGCAACTCACATTAAGTATTTCTAAAGACTGGGGTAGTCCTTTGGGAACATTACTTAAGTTGTTATAAGACAAATCCAGATTTTTCAATTTGGTCATGTGGGTAAAACtgttattttggattttcacaGGTTTGCCACATGGATTCCAGTAGTAACAATTCTTGGATAACCACAGTTGTGTCAGGTTTGGTAAGCTGGCAAAGCTCGTATGATTCATATTTGTAATGTTGTTGCTGCTCAGCTCAAGGATTTCCACACTGACAGGTAGATTGCTTGGAATTTCTTCGAGGCCATTGCCACTCATTTTCAAATCTTGCAGTTTTGTTAGGTTTCTAAGGCTTGCCTTAAAGACCACTTTCTTGTACATGTTTGCCAAGTTGAGACTGAGCCAAGTCAGATTCATCAGGTTGGAAAATGCATCAGCCGTAATGGTCTTCAGGTAATTGTTTGATAAGTCAAGAGCAGTAACATTACTGGTTATCCCACTAGGTACCCATTCTAGGGCGCGGTCACTGCAGTCAAATTGGACCTCGGAGGAATTGGAGGTTGTCACATCACATAGAAACTGCGCTGTCCAGCGAGGTTTACAGGCGACAGGCTGGATCTCCAGATGGCAGCACAGACCAAGGAGAAGCAGATAAATCCAACACTTTGCAATCTGAAATGAATAACAAAGTCAATTAGATGGTGGATTAAAGGATGTTATGAGACCTTTATGCAATATGTTAAACTGAAGAGATGGACTCCTGTTGTGATGAACTtcccagtttttatttatttccactctTTTTAGTAGTAGAGAGAAATAAACTACACAGGTACATATCAATAAATTAGGACACAATTAAGAAATTGATCCACTTCagcaattaataaaaatgtcaaaaataagtAGATTCGTGGGAAGAATGTCTGCAATTAAAATGATGATCCACCCTAAACTAAACATacattaacatttaacatttattttttagaagaTTCATATGtatctaatgaaaacaaattatttgaatattacTCAGAAAAATCTATTATCCTGTCCAGAGGTAGTTACAGCTATTAAATCTGTTGCCTGTTGTAACGTGTCTTTCCGAGCCGTCCATAAACATACCATGAACGTCAGCATAACGTCAGTTATGTTGGGTGCGGGAGTTTTGCTGCTGAGAAGAGCAACACGCCGTGGTTTGTTAATCATTGCAGCAAACCAGCCAGAACTAGCAAAAAGCAAACA carries:
- the tmsb4x gene encoding thymosin beta-4 — encoded protein: MSDKPDITEVTTFDKTKLKKTETQEKNTLPTKETIDQEKSESS
- the tlr8a gene encoding toll-like receptor 8, which translates into the protein MIAKCWIYLLLLGLCCHLEIQPVACKPRWTAQFLCDVTTSNSSEVQFDCSDRALEWVPSGITSNVTALDLSNNYLKTITADAFSNLMNLTWLSLNLANMYKKVVFKASLRNLTKLQDLKMSGNGLEEIPSNLPVSVEILELSSNNITNMNHTSFASLPNLTQLWLSKNCYYWNPCGKPVKIQNNSFTHMTKLKNLDLSYNNLSNVPKGLPQSLEILNVSCNKIQYIFRDDFSGLNNLKLLKIEGNCPRCENAPFPCVPCPNGSLGIDPYAFENLSELEEINMGGNSLEYLNPLWFKNLRKLKHLLLSFNFLLREVTGKAEFLRYLPRLEVLEFSFNYALKLYPETINLSTEFSNLQSLRTLHMQGLVFQNIKPDTLKPLYEIRNLSALNLGTNFIIHADSTVFNKFHPLKMIYLAENRLYPTPQKQLSNSVERYVQRSDISVSSYIELPPKDFNFELSHGLIKQQCFNAGRVLVLSSNNLFFISQKQFEGYGDIACLNLSSNGFSAAPNGTEFSLLPNLTYLDLSFNKIDLAYDNAFQELKKLEVLDLSWNDHYFKSFGVTHNLNFLKNLPVLRVLNMSHNSISTLTTKQMHSRSLAELQFTHNKLGTLWKVGDDSYKTLFTNLTNLTVLDISWNDIEKIPDDVYEKLPRNLTELRISNNKMTDFSWDRLTYFHQLKILDLSYNLLSNIADIKTVTSFSLTFLYLTHNQICHLESFFFKGMKSLETLSLSSNKLAIINQSTFQPKPENLKTLFLQKNPFQCTCDSLDFLVWIGKRQIRIPRLTTEVRCAMPLKDRNKPLIYFDIDQCVNDDMAFKMYVLTTFFLIFFMFVATVAHLFYWDASYVLHYVQAKLKGYRPLSSQENIYDIFVTYDTKDPRVSEWVMMNLRVKLEEEGNKLLPLCLEERDWPPGVPLVDNLTQSIQNSRKTLFVLTEGYVKTGVFRLAMYMAHQRLLDENEDVIVLLMLEPVLQHSHFLRLRRRLCEKSVVEWPRTPAAEPWFWQNLRSVVKVDNQIMYSKTYKKFFSSK